One region of Deltaproteobacteria bacterium genomic DNA includes:
- the pstS gene encoding phosphate ABC transporter substrate-binding protein PstS, giving the protein MRRRWWFAGLLALGLAQLAHAATLVTGAGATFPYPLYSKWFDEFHKRNPDLQINYQSIGSGGGIRQVLEGTVDFGATDGPMSDEQLKSAPVPILHLPTALGAVVPTFNLPGVERIRFTPEAIAGIFLGRITHWNDPALATENPGVALPAAPFVPMHRSDGSGTTYIFTDYLAKVSPEWQQRVGRGTSVNWPVGLGGKGNEGVAGLVKQTPNAIGYVELIYAVQSKLPYGDVRNRSGKFVQATLESVTAAATAAAEKMPEDFRVSITDPAGADAYPIASFTWLLVPTRIKNADKGAAIKKFLAWMLADGQQLAGPLNYAPLPASVVALEQKALATIQAGGF; this is encoded by the coding sequence ATGCGACGACGCTGGTGGTTCGCCGGACTTCTCGCCCTCGGCCTGGCACAGCTCGCGCACGCCGCGACGCTCGTGACCGGCGCGGGTGCGACCTTCCCCTACCCGCTCTACTCGAAGTGGTTCGACGAGTTCCACAAACGCAACCCCGACCTCCAGATCAACTACCAGTCGATCGGCAGCGGCGGCGGCATCCGCCAGGTGCTCGAGGGCACCGTCGACTTCGGCGCCACCGACGGCCCCATGAGCGACGAGCAGCTCAAGTCGGCGCCGGTGCCGATCCTCCACCTGCCGACCGCGCTCGGCGCCGTCGTGCCGACCTTCAACCTGCCCGGGGTGGAGCGCATCCGCTTCACGCCCGAGGCGATCGCGGGCATCTTCCTCGGCAGGATCACGCACTGGAACGACCCGGCGCTCGCGACGGAGAACCCGGGCGTCGCGCTCCCCGCGGCCCCGTTCGTCCCCATGCACCGCTCCGACGGCAGCGGCACGACCTACATCTTCACCGACTACCTCGCGAAGGTGAGCCCCGAGTGGCAGCAGCGCGTCGGCCGCGGCACCTCGGTCAACTGGCCGGTCGGCCTCGGCGGCAAGGGCAACGAGGGCGTGGCCGGCCTGGTCAAACAGACGCCCAACGCGATCGGGTACGTCGAGCTGATCTACGCCGTGCAGAGCAAGCTCCCCTACGGCGACGTCCGCAACCGGAGCGGGAAGTTCGTGCAGGCGACATTGGAGAGCGTGACGGCGGCGGCCACGGCCGCCGCCGAGAAGATGCCGGAGGACTTCCGCGTCTCGATCACCGATCCGGCGGGCGCGGATGCCTATCCCATCGCGAGCTTCACCTGGCTGCTCGTCCCGACCCGCATCAAGAACGCGGACAAGGGCGCGGCGATCAAGAAGTTCCTCGCCTGGATGCTGGCCGACGGGCAGCAGCTCGCTGGTCCGCTCAACTACGCGCCGCTGCCGGCGTCCGTGGTCGCGC